The nucleotide sequence CTGGTCCTTGGCCCGGACCGCAAGGTGGCCTACCTGGAACTGGTCAAGGAAGTCACCAACGAGCCCGACTACGCCGCCGCCCTTGCGGCCTTGGGCAAGGTCTTGTAGAGACGGCCTGTCCGCCCTTGGGGCGGCGCAGGTGCGACCATGAAAAACCATTCGTCTTCGCGCCGACGCCTTCGGGCGTCGGCCCTTTTTGCGGCCCTGGTTCTGATTTTGGCCCTTGGGGGCTGCGGCGGCCAGAAAGCGACGGTGACGCCGTCGGTGGTGGTCGAGCCCGAGGCCCTTGGACGCGGCGTGGACGTGTCCGTGGCCGTCAAGGACGCCCGGCCCAACGACGAAGTGGGGCTGTGCAATCCCCAGTCGTCGTTCGCCGGCAAGCTGCAAACGGCCTGCGATCCGTCGCCGGCCATCCACGCGGCTGTGGAGAAGGGCCTTCGCGACAAGGGGTTCACCCCGTCGCCGGCCCGGGAATCCGTGGTGCGCACGATCACGGTGGAGCTCGTGGAGCTGGCCTACAAACCGAGCCACGAGGGCGTGCATCTGGCCGCCAAGGCCGTGTGCGCGGTCAAGGTCACGGCCGACAACAACGGCCAGATCCTGACCCGGCGCTATGAGGCCGACACGGTCTGGAAGCTGCCGGCCGAGGGCGTGGAGCCGGAGTTCGACAAGCTGCTCAGCATGACCGTGTCCAAGGCCCTCAGCCGCATGGCCTCGGATTACGAACTCATCGCGTTCATGCAAAAAACCGTGCTGCGTACCCGCGACATCAAGTAGCCCGGCCGGGCGGCCTGCCGCCGCCCGGTTTTTTTTCCTGCCAACGGCCGTTTCCCGGCCCCGTCCGGCGGAGGCCCCGCCGCAAAAGGATCATCGCCCCATGGCCCTCTCCGTCGGCATCGTGGGTCTGCCAAACGTCGGCAAATCCACGCTTTTCAACGCCCTGACCAAGGCCCAGAACGCCCAGGCCGCCAACTATCCGTTCTGCACCATCGAACCCAACGTGGCCATCGTGCCGGTGCCGGACCCGCGCCTGACCGCCCTGGCCGAGTTGGTGCGGCCCCAGCAGGTGCTGCCGGCCACGGTGCGCTTCACCGACATCGCCGGCCTGGTCGCCGGGGCCAGCAAGGGTGAGGGGCTGGGCAACAAGTTTTTGGCCCACATCCGCGAAACCGAGGTCATCATTCACGTGGCCCGGGCCTTCGAGGACGACGACGTGGTCCATGTCTCGGGTTCGGTGGACCCGGCCCGGGACATCGCGGTCATCGACGCCGAGCTCATCCTGGCCGACGCCCAGGTGCTGGAAAACCGGCTCGACCGCATGGTGAAACAGACCAAGGGCAGCAAGGACCGCGATTTGCTCGACAAGGTCGAGGCCGGCAAGCGTCTGCTCGACCATCTCATGACCGGCCAGCCGGCCAGTTCCGTGGACGGGGTCGATACGCCGGGCATGATCGCTCTTTTTGACGAGATCCGCCCGCTTTCGGCCAAGCGCGTCATCTACTGCGCCAACGTGGCCGAAGGGGACCTGGGCCAGCCCGACAACGCCTTGGTGGCCAAGGTCCGGGCCATCGCCGAGTCGCGCGGGGCCGAGACGGTGGTGGTGTGCGCCCGCATGGAAGAGGATCTGGCCGGGCTGACCGACGAGGAGCGCCTGGAATTTTTGGCCTCCTACAATCTCGACGAGTCGGGCCTGGACAGTGTGGTGCGCCTGGCCTACCGGACCCTGGGGCTTTTGAGCTTTTTCACGGCCGGCCCCAAGGAAGTCCGGGCCTGGACCATCGCCGCCGGCACCAAGGCTCCGGCCGCCGCCGGGCAGATCCATTCCGACATCGAACGCGGGTTTATCCGGGCCGAGGTCATCGGTTTCGAGGACTACCTCAAGCACCAGACCGAGGCCAAATGCCGGGCCGCCGGCGTCCTGCGCCAGGAAGGCAAGGAATACGTCATGGCCGACGCCGACGTGGTGCATTTCCTGTTTAACGTCTAGCCCGGCGACCCTGGCCGAAGCGACGGCATTTTTGGGGATAAGCCATGGTTGCAGGCCGCTTACGGCGAAAGCGCCAAGGCGTTTTCCAGGACGCGGCTTAAGGCGAAACGGACGCAACCGGGCGGGCGGCCGCCCTGTTGCGGATCGGGCCGGACCAACAATTGTTGGTCCGGCCCTTTTTCATGGCGGCCGGCCGTCACGGCCCGGGGCCGCAGAACCCGGGACATGGTCGTAACCCCGGTTGTTTGAATGCCTGCGGTTTTCCGTCGCGCCGCAGGCCCGTTTCCCGCCTCAAGCGAATCCGATCTGCGGCATCGCGGTGCTAAGCCGTCTTGGCTCCGGCCAGGATGGCCAGGGCGTTTATGGTCGCTCCGGCCAGGGCCGAGCCGCCTTTGCGGCCGGCGATGGCGATCCAGGCCAGGTCGGCCCGGGTCATGAGCAGGGCCTTGGACTGGGCGGCGTTGACAAACCCCACCGGCATCCCGACCACCAGGGCCGGGGCGGACGCGCCGCCGTCGATGCGGGATAAAAGCCGCAGCAGGGCGGTGGGGGCGTTGCCGATGACGAAAATAAGCGGTCCGGGCAGGTCCAGGGCGAAATCCACGGCCAGGGCGGCCCGGGTGGAACCGGCGGCCTTGGCCGCGGCCGCCACCTCCGGGTCGTTCATGAAGCAGCGCACGGCGCAGCCAAAGGGGGCCAGCCGCCGGGGCGGTATGGCGCAGCGGGCCATTTCGGTGTCCGTGACAATGGTGGCCCCGGCCTCGATGGCCCGGATGCCCTCCCGGACCGAGCCTTCGGAAAAGCGGACCAGATCAAGCAGCTCGAAGTCGGCAGTGGTGTGGATGAGCCGGCGCACGACGTCCCAGCGCGGGCCGTCGTAGGGACGCGGTTCGGGAACCTCGCTGTCGATGATGGCCAGGGAGGCTGCCTCGATGGCGTCCGGGGCGAAGATGGGCTGGATGGGCGAGGTATGCGGCATGAGCGCCTCCTTTGGGCCATCCTAACCGGGTTTCGGGGCGGGGCCAAGGATCGTCTGGAGTGCGGGTGGAGAGGGAAAACGTTGTTGACACGTGTTACGAAAAAATATTTAAGACGAATGATCGCATATGAAATTTCTTCAAAAGCACTTGAGAGGGGGAGTTCCATGCACAGCCTGATCAAAGGCCTGACGTTGTTCCTGGCTGGAGCGTTGCTGGCGGCCGGGCCGGCCCTGGCCCATGAGACCGTGGTCAAACCCGGGGCCGAAGCGGCCGCGCCGGGCAAGGCCCTGCCCTTTGGCGTCCATTCGGCCCACGTGTTTATTGAAAGCGAGGAGTTGGAAGCCGCGCCCGACGTCAAGGCCTTTGTGTTCGAAGGCGGCAAGCTGGCCGAGGTGGCCCTGGCCCTTAAGGCCAACGACAAGGGCTTAACCTATGACGGCCAAGCGGTCTTCTCCAAGCCCGGCACGGGCATCGTCTATGTCCACCGGCTGCCCCAGTTTTGGAGCCTGACCCCGGAGGGCATGAAAAAGGGGACCAAAAAGGAGCTGCCCGGCGCGACCAAGAGCAACCGCTACGAGAAGTTCGCCAAGGGACTCGTGGCCGTGGGCGGCGAGACGGCCGGCTTCGACGCCCTGGTCGGCGCGCGCCTGGAGCTCGTGCCCCTGACCGATCCGGCCAAGGCCAAGGTGGGCGAGGATCTGCCGGTCAAGGTGCTGTTGGACGGCCAGCCCATGCCGGCCACGGTGCTGGCTACCTATGACGGGTTTACCAAAAATCCCAACACCTACGCCTATTACACCGAAACCGACGACAGCGGCGTGGCCAAGGTTCGCCTGACCCATGCCGGCTTGTGGCTGGTGCGCACGGAAGCCAAGGCCGTGCCGGCCGACGGTTCGGCGGATCAGGAAGTGCTGCGTTCCACCCTGACCTTTTTTGTGAAGTAACGATGTTCCGCCTCCCCCTCGCGCTTACGGCGCTGTGCCTTGTCGCAGCTGTCTGGCACCCGGCCGGGGCAATGGCCCACGGCGTCGGCTCGCGCGAGCTGGACCCGGGCGCGGCCCGGGCCATGGTCTTCCTCTACGCCGACGGGGAAGCCATGGCCTTTGCCCAGGTCCAGGTGACGGCCCCGGACGGGACCGTCCACCAAAGCGCCCGCACCGACGGCAAGGGAGGGTTCGCCTTCCTGCCGTCGGGCAGCGGCGTGTGGCGCGTGGCCGCCAGTGACGGCCAGGGCCATCGGGCCGAGCGGGAGGTCGCGGTTGGCGCGACGTCCGCGCTTGGCTCATCCGGCGGGGCGAAAGCTGCCGGAACGAACCCCGGCGTTTTCAGTCAGACGGCCGGCGGGGTTGGGGATGTTACAGGCCAACCCGGCCAGCCCGGGGCGCCGCAACAGTCCGGCGCGGCCACGATGACTGCGTCCGCCCTTGCAGCCATGCCCGCCCAGGCCGCTTCCACGGCCGGCATCGGGCCGAACTGGCGCGACGTGGCTTTGGGCTTGAGCCTGCTGGCCAACCTGGGCCTGGGGGCGGCCTGCCTGCGTCGTCGCGGCCGGTAGCGTCACCTCAGGGCTTGCCGTTTCGAGCCTTCCGCGCCAGGGGCAGCCCTTCCTGTTTGGGTTCTCAAAAAGCGGGTTGCGGTTTTGAGGACGCTGGACGGTGTTCCGTTTTTCGACTCTTGCGGCCTGTGCGGAGCGTATGGCAACCGTCAGTTCGAGCGGGATATTTGTTGCCCTCGGGATTTCGTTAACAAAGGCTAATTTTTGATCTTGATTCTTAATCTCAATTGATCTAGAAATAATTCCAACGCGACGGGGCAACCCGGAGCCGGGCGGTCGCCTGTCCAGTGGCGTCTGGCGCAGGCGGCCCGGCCCGATACGAAAGCACAAGCAAACCGGACGACGCATGGTCCGGCAAGCCATACATCGCATCCCACACAACCTCCAAAACCCTCCAACCCCACGACGGCGACCGGAACCCCCCACAGGTTCCGGTCGTTTGTTTTGGGGGCGGGCACGTGGTTGTCCCGCACGCGCGAAAACCTATTTCGTCCAGCCCGATTCCTTGTCGCAGGCGGCCTGTTCGGTCGGATGCGTCTTTTCCCAGGCGGTGATGGACAGCGTTTCGTTGTCGTCCATCTTGTTGTTCATGCAGGTGCAGTACTTGGTGACGACTTCAATGGAGACCTTGGCATCCTTGTTGTCCGAGATGCATTTCGCCACCCATTTGGCGTCGTCGGAACCGGCGAAGGCCAAAGTGGCGGCGCAAAGCACGGACAGCAAGGCAGCGGCGGACAGCAGAACTTTCATCGTAATTGTCTCCAGGGCGTTTGTCCTTGGGTTTTGTGCGTCACGCCGGCAGGTTTACGCCAAACAGCAAGGAACGTTTACGGCTTTTCAGTCTCGTGCAGACCATGTGTCGGCTCGGGAGCTGTTCGCCTATGGCCGGCAGTCACTTTTAGACTATTTTAATAATATAGAATTTATGGACCAGTGCAAGAGGTTGGTCGCAAAATAGGCAATTCCAAAAGTGTATAGTTGTCATGGCAATAGTCGCAGAGCGGCAGGCTGCCGTTCGGTCGGCCGGCTGCTGCAACTGGTCGGCGACAGCAACGGTTGGTCGCCGTCCTTGCGTCGCCTCGTCTCTAGTGGACTTTCGTAAGCCCCCATGGCACGGCGGGAAGCCGGTTCTTCTTACGAGGCCCCATGCCCGATACGCCCACCTGTCTGGCCGCCGTGGCCGACTATCTGACGTTTCTCGCGCGCTATCCATCCTTTGACGCGCTCTATGGGGATTGCCGCCATGGCTGGCTCATGGTGCCCGTGGCCCTGGGGGAGGGGGAGCCGACGCGGCCGGGAGCGGGGGCTTATCGAAACGGCCGACCTGTTGGCCGCCGCTGTCGCCAAAACCCCTTGAACTTTTCCTCCATGCGGGGGGTCCGGGGGCCTCAGGCCCCCGGCCGCCGGAGGCATCCCCTCCGCCTCACGTCGCCGGGCCGGCCGCCGGCGGCGGGGCGTCCGACGCCCGGGGCGCGTCGGCGTCCTTGGCGGCGTCGTCGGCCGCCCGGCGCAGGGCGTTGAGAAACCCGTCCGGGTCGGCCGGGCTGGCCACCAGGGCGTAGCCCAGGCGCGTGGGCACGTAGACGGCCCGGGCCTTGTCCGTGACGAAGACCAGGGCCTTTTCGCCGCCGGTCAGCCGGTACCAGCCGGCGGCCAGCCCCGGCAGGCCCACGCCGTTGGTGCGCCATTTGAGGCCCTTGGGGCCGCCCTGGCTGAGGTCCAGGCGATACGCGCCGGCCGCGTCCACGTCGGCAAGTGCGATGTCGCGGCCGTAGAAGCCGCCCTTGGCCGAAAGCACGCCGCCGGAAACGGCGATGCGCGCCGAGGCCGCGCCCTGGATCATGTGGGTGATGAAAAAGAACAGTCCCACCCACAGCACCAACATGCCCCCGAACAGCGCCGTCAACCAGCCGGTCTTGAGCGCCGCCGGGGCCAGCGGAAACACCTGCCCCCACTCCATGCCGTTCTCCTTTGGCAACCGGGCATCCGCCCGGCGGCCGAAGTTCCTTGCCCTTGCCCGCCGGCCTCTGTACCGTGCCCGGCACGCGGCCCGCGCGGCCGGGCTATTCAGGCACGGCGGGCCGTGTTTCGGTTACGCTGCCATAGTGCAGCCGGAACCAGCCATATCCACGGATGCGTTTACATATTTTCAAACATAACATCCGTTATGTTGGCAATTGGGCAATATGCACTGGTTCTGGCTTTCCCTCACCACTGCCGCCACCCAGGCGGTCAAGGACACCTTCCTCAAAGCCGCCATGGGCCGGACCGATCCGACCCTGGCCATGTTTCTCTACAGCGCCGGCGCGGCCATGTTCCTGTGGCTTTTTGCCGCGCCCACGGCCGAGGTCGTTCTGGCCCCGTCCTTTTGGCCGCTTTTAGCCCTTGGCGGGGCGCTTGGCGGCCTGACCTACTGGCTTTACGGCCTGGCCCTGTCGCGCGGCGATTTGTCGCTGACCCTGCCCATGCTGGCCTTCACGCCGCTTTTTTTGCTCATCACCTCTCCCATAACCCTTGGGGAGTTTCCGCGTCCAGGCGGACTTGTGGGCATCGCCCTGGTGGTTGTCGGGGCTTACGTCCTTAATCTCCGGGAGCGCCGCCACGGGCTGCTCGGCCCGGTGCGGGCGCTTTTCACCAACGCCGGTTCGCGGCTGATGCTGGCCGTGGCCGTGGTTTGGAGCATCGGGGCCAACATCGACAAATTGGGGCTGCAAGCCTCGTCCCCGGCCCTGTGGGGAGCCAGCGTCTACACGGCTACGGCCCTGGGGCTGCTGCCGTTTCTGGGCCGAACCCTCAAGCATTCCCTGGCCGCCCTGCCGGGCTTTCCCTGGGCCATCCTCACGGCCGGCTTTCTGGAAGCCGTGGGCCTTTTCTGCCAGATGCACGCCCTGCCGCTTACGCAGGTGTCCTACGTTATTGCCGTCAAACGCCTGAGCATCATTTTCGGCGTGCTCCTTGGCGCGGCGGTTTTTCGCGAGCCCGACCTGGCCCACCGTCTGCCCGGCGCAGCGGTGATGGTGGTGGGCGTTTTCTTTATCGCGGTTTTCGGATAAAAGCCCCCACCGATCCCGCCCACTCGGAGCCGTCCATGTCTGCATACCGTTTTTTGCCCGATCTTTCCGCCGAAGCCATCGCCGACATTCAGGCCTCCGGCCTCAACTGGACCTGCCGCCATGCCTTTGCCGGCAGCCCGGTCTACCGGGAACGCCTGGCCGAGGCCGGCTACGAACCCGGCCAGAACCTGACCCTGGACGACCTGACCAGCCTGCCGCTGACCTCCGTCGAGGACCTGCGCCAGGGCTATCCCCTGCCGCTTCTGTCCGTGCCCGAGACCGAGGTGGTGCGCATCCACGCCTCGTCCGGCACCACCGGCAAGCGCAAGATCCTGGCCTATACCCAGCGCGACATCGATACCTGGAAGGAGATGTTCGCCCGCTGCTACGAGCTGGCCGGCCTGACCACCCTGGACCGGGTGCAGATCGCCGTGGGCTACGGCCTGTGGACGGCCGGGGCCGGCTTTCAGCTGGGCTGCGAACATTTCGGGGCCATGGCCCTGCCGGTGGGGCCGGGCAACATGGAAATCCACTTGCAGCTTCTGGAAGACATGGGCTCCACCTGCCTGTGCTCCACCGCCTCCATGGCCCTGCTTTTGGCCGAGGAGGTCCACAAGCGCGACCTGCGCAAGCGCGTGAAGCTCAAAAAGGTGATTTTCGGGGCCGAGACCCACACCGACAAGATGCGGCGGCGCTTCGAGAAGTGGCTGGGCATCGAGGAGAGCTTCGACATCACCGGCATGACCGAGCTTTACGGTCCCGGCGCGGGCCTGGAATGCACGGCCCACCAGGGCATCCATTATTGGGCCGACAAGTTCATCCTGGAAGTCCTTGATCCGGTGACGCTCACCCCGGTGGCCCCGGGCGAGGTGGGCGAGATGGTGGTCACTTCGCTGTGCAAGGAAGCCGCGCCGCTGATTCGCTACCGCACCCGCGACCTCACCCGCCAGTTGCCCGAGCCGTGCCCGTGCGGCCTGTCCATGCCGCGCCACGACCGGATTCTCGGCCGTTCCGACGACATGTTCGTGTTTCGCGGGGTCAACATCTACCCCGGCCAGATCGCCAGCGTGCTGGAGCATTTCAAGGACGTGGACAGCGAGTTCCAGATTCGCCTGCTGCGCCGCGACGGCCGCGACCAGATGGTGGTCAAGGTGGAGCGCAAGCCCGGCACCGGGCCCGAGCTGGACCAGAACCTGTCCGAGGCCATTTCCATCGAAATGCGCAAGCACCTCTTCGTGCGCGGCTGGGTGGAGATCATGGCTCCGGGCACGCTGCCGCGCACCTTCGGCAAGACCAAGCGCGTGGTGGACGACCGCAACGGCATCGAGGAAGAATAGCCGACCGGCCTTCGGGTCCGCGTTTTTACCAAGCCCCTGTCGCTGGCCGCGACTGGGGCTTTTTTGCGTTCGCCGTCCCAGGGGCGGCCAAGCGGCGCGTGGAGTTTTCGGCCATGGCGCAAGGGGGACGGCCTGCCGTGCCACCCTGGCCGGCCGCCGCCGGTCGGCCCCGGTCGTCGGTGACGCGTCGGGCATCGTCGCCGACATCCGCCTTCTGTTGCTTTTCCTTGTGAACAAGTCGGCCTGCGTGCTAGCTTCCTTCCAAAACCTTTTCCGCTTTCGCCAGCAATGGCCGGCCAAGGGCGGCTGGGCGGCTGTTGCACCCAGGAGGCCTAGCCGTGGGGAAACGGACAAGACGCGATGGATGCAGGGCGCAATCGTGTTGTTGCGGCCCCAGAGCTTTCACCGGCCGGGCCGTGCGCGGCCGAGAAACGACAAGGAGCAAGTCATGCAAAAAAAACTGATGGCCCCGGGCGTTTATTGGCTTGGCGCGGTGGACTGGGACCGGCGGCTTTTCGACGACCTCGTGCCCCTGCCCGACGGCACCTCGTATAACGCCTATCTCGTGCAGGGCACGGACAAGACGGCCCTTCTCGACGCCGTGGAACCGGCCATGACCGATACGCTTTTAGCCCAGTTGGCCGACGTGCCGCGCCTGGACTACATCATCAGCCAGCACGCGGAGCAGGACCATTCCGGGGCCATCGGCTTGCTCCTTGAGCGCTATCCCGAAGCCAGGGTGATGGCCACGGCCAAGGGCAAGGCCATGCTCCATGATCTGCTGCGACTCCCCGAGGACCGGGTGGAGGCCGTGGCAGACGGGGACCGGCTGGAGCTTGGCGGCAAGACGTTGACCTTCCTGCATCTGCCTTGGGTGCACTGGCCCGAGACCATGGCCAGCTACCTGGCCGAGGACCGCATCCTTTTTAGCTGCGACTTCTTTGGTTCCCACATCGCCGCCTCGGAGCTGTTCGTCACCGACCCGTGCCGGGTGCGCGAGGCGGCCAAACGCTACTTCGCCGAGATCATGGCCCCGTTTCGGCCCATGATCGAAAAGAACCTGGACAAGCTGGCCGGCCTGCCCATGGCCATGATCGCCCCCAGCCACGGCCAGGTCTACGACAAGCCCGACTGGATCGTGGCCGCCACCCGGCAGTGGGCCACGGCTGCGCCGGCCAATCTGGTCGCCTTGCCCTTCGTGTCCATGCACGGCAGCACCCGGCGCATGGTCGAGCATCTGACGGCCGCCTTGGTCGCCCGGGGGACGGCGGTGGAACTGTTCAATCTGGCCGTGGCCGACGTCGGCAAGCTGGCTATGGCCCTTTTGGATGCCGGAACCATCGTGGTCGGCGCGCCCACGGTCCTGGCCGGGCCGCATCCCCTGGCCGCCCATGCCGCCTTTTTGGCCAACGCCCTGCGGCCCAAGGCCAAGTTCCTGTCCATCATCGGCTCGTATGGCTGGGGCGGGCGCACGGTGGAGGTCCTGGCCGGCATGGTGCCCAACATTAAGGCCGAGGTGCTGGAGCCGGTCCTGTGCAAGGGCCTGCCCACCCCGGAGACGTATGCCGCCCTGGACCGGCTGGCCGAGGCCATCGTGGCCGGCCACGCCGCCCAGGGATTCGCGGCCCGGGTTGATTGAAGCGCCGGCCGGTTCGGGGAAATCGCCCGGGCCGGCCGGCTGTCGGCCGTCAGGCGGCGTGGCCTTATGGCCTTGGCAGCCCGGCCAGTTCGCTGACGCGTTTGAGGGCGTAGTCGAAAAACGACGTGTCGATGTTCACAATGCCCACGAACGGCGTGTTGAGGTCCTCAATGACCGTGATGACCAGGATGATCATGGCGAACATGGGCAGCTCGAAGACGAGCTGGGTCTTGCGGTTGCCCACGCGGGTGAGCCAGGTCTTGATGAGCATGACGTAATAGCCGGCCACGATGA is from Solidesulfovibrio magneticus RS-1 and encodes:
- a CDS encoding PH domain-containing protein, with the protein product MEWGQVFPLAPAALKTGWLTALFGGMLVLWVGLFFFITHMIQGAASARIAVSGGVLSAKGGFYGRDIALADVDAAGAYRLDLSQGGPKGLKWRTNGVGLPGLAAGWYRLTGGEKALVFVTDKARAVYVPTRLGYALVASPADPDGFLNALRRAADDAAKDADAPRASDAPPPAAGPAT
- a CDS encoding YajG family lipoprotein encodes the protein MKNHSSSRRRLRASALFAALVLILALGGCGGQKATVTPSVVVEPEALGRGVDVSVAVKDARPNDEVGLCNPQSSFAGKLQTACDPSPAIHAAVEKGLRDKGFTPSPARESVVRTITVELVELAYKPSHEGVHLAAKAVCAVKVTADNNGQILTRRYEADTVWKLPAEGVEPEFDKLLSMTVSKALSRMASDYELIAFMQKTVLRTRDIK
- a CDS encoding DUF4198 domain-containing protein, whose product is MHSLIKGLTLFLAGALLAAGPALAHETVVKPGAEAAAPGKALPFGVHSAHVFIESEELEAAPDVKAFVFEGGKLAEVALALKANDKGLTYDGQAVFSKPGTGIVYVHRLPQFWSLTPEGMKKGTKKELPGATKSNRYEKFAKGLVAVGGETAGFDALVGARLELVPLTDPAKAKVGEDLPVKVLLDGQPMPATVLATYDGFTKNPNTYAYYTETDDSGVAKVRLTHAGLWLVRTEAKAVPADGSADQEVLRSTLTFFVK
- a CDS encoding phenylacetate--CoA ligase family protein encodes the protein MSAYRFLPDLSAEAIADIQASGLNWTCRHAFAGSPVYRERLAEAGYEPGQNLTLDDLTSLPLTSVEDLRQGYPLPLLSVPETEVVRIHASSGTTGKRKILAYTQRDIDTWKEMFARCYELAGLTTLDRVQIAVGYGLWTAGAGFQLGCEHFGAMALPVGPGNMEIHLQLLEDMGSTCLCSTASMALLLAEEVHKRDLRKRVKLKKVIFGAETHTDKMRRRFEKWLGIEESFDITGMTELYGPGAGLECTAHQGIHYWADKFILEVLDPVTLTPVAPGEVGEMVVTSLCKEAAPLIRYRTRDLTRQLPEPCPCGLSMPRHDRILGRSDDMFVFRGVNIYPGQIASVLEHFKDVDSEFQIRLLRRDGRDQMVVKVERKPGTGPELDQNLSEAISIEMRKHLFVRGWVEIMAPGTLPRTFGKTKRVVDDRNGIEEE
- the ychF gene encoding redox-regulated ATPase YchF — its product is MALSVGIVGLPNVGKSTLFNALTKAQNAQAANYPFCTIEPNVAIVPVPDPRLTALAELVRPQQVLPATVRFTDIAGLVAGASKGEGLGNKFLAHIRETEVIIHVARAFEDDDVVHVSGSVDPARDIAVIDAELILADAQVLENRLDRMVKQTKGSKDRDLLDKVEAGKRLLDHLMTGQPASSVDGVDTPGMIALFDEIRPLSAKRVIYCANVAEGDLGQPDNALVAKVRAIAESRGAETVVVCARMEEDLAGLTDEERLEFLASYNLDESGLDSVVRLAYRTLGLLSFFTAGPKEVRAWTIAAGTKAPAAAGQIHSDIERGFIRAEVIGFEDYLKHQTEAKCRAAGVLRQEGKEYVMADADVVHFLFNV
- a CDS encoding DMT family transporter — translated: MHWFWLSLTTAATQAVKDTFLKAAMGRTDPTLAMFLYSAGAAMFLWLFAAPTAEVVLAPSFWPLLALGGALGGLTYWLYGLALSRGDLSLTLPMLAFTPLFLLITSPITLGEFPRPGGLVGIALVVVGAYVLNLRERRHGLLGPVRALFTNAGSRLMLAVAVVWSIGANIDKLGLQASSPALWGASVYTATALGLLPFLGRTLKHSLAALPGFPWAILTAGFLEAVGLFCQMHALPLTQVSYVIAVKRLSIIFGVLLGAAVFREPDLAHRLPGAAVMVVGVFFIAVFG
- a CDS encoding precorrin-8X methylmutase; amino-acid sequence: MPHTSPIQPIFAPDAIEAASLAIIDSEVPEPRPYDGPRWDVVRRLIHTTADFELLDLVRFSEGSVREGIRAIEAGATIVTDTEMARCAIPPRRLAPFGCAVRCFMNDPEVAAAAKAAGSTRAALAVDFALDLPGPLIFVIGNAPTALLRLLSRIDGGASAPALVVGMPVGFVNAAQSKALLMTRADLAWIAIAGRKGGSALAGATINALAILAGAKTA
- a CDS encoding FprA family A-type flavoprotein; the encoded protein is MQKKLMAPGVYWLGAVDWDRRLFDDLVPLPDGTSYNAYLVQGTDKTALLDAVEPAMTDTLLAQLADVPRLDYIISQHAEQDHSGAIGLLLERYPEARVMATAKGKAMLHDLLRLPEDRVEAVADGDRLELGGKTLTFLHLPWVHWPETMASYLAEDRILFSCDFFGSHIAASELFVTDPCRVREAAKRYFAEIMAPFRPMIEKNLDKLAGLPMAMIAPSHGQVYDKPDWIVAATRQWATAAPANLVALPFVSMHGSTRRMVEHLTAALVARGTAVELFNLAVADVGKLAMALLDAGTIVVGAPTVLAGPHPLAAHAAFLANALRPKAKFLSIIGSYGWGGRTVEVLAGMVPNIKAEVLEPVLCKGLPTPETYAALDRLAEAIVAGHAAQGFAARVD
- a CDS encoding carboxypeptidase-like regulatory domain-containing protein; this encodes MFRLPLALTALCLVAAVWHPAGAMAHGVGSRELDPGAARAMVFLYADGEAMAFAQVQVTAPDGTVHQSARTDGKGGFAFLPSGSGVWRVAASDGQGHRAEREVAVGATSALGSSGGAKAAGTNPGVFSQTAGGVGDVTGQPGQPGAPQQSGAATMTASALAAMPAQAASTAGIGPNWRDVALGLSLLANLGLGAACLRRRGR